One genomic segment of Clostridium estertheticum subsp. estertheticum includes these proteins:
- a CDS encoding tRNA threonylcarbamoyladenosine dehydratase, with product MPQHALSRTELLIGMDSLNKLKESKVVVFGIGGVGSYTVEALVRAGIGKIVLIDDDTICLTNLNRQIHATHKTIGKSKVLVMKDRILEINPKCEVITYETFVTADNMGDIITEDTDYVVDAIDTVASKISLVEYCTKRGIKIICCLGTGNKLDPTLFRVVDIYDTKVCPLARVMRQELRKRNIDKLKVVYSQEVPIKPKSDEVITCKEGCVCTGGSKKCAMKRQIPGSISFVPPVAGMIIGGEVIKDLIKKVNI from the coding sequence ATGCCACAGCATGCATTGTCAAGAACAGAGTTACTTATAGGCATGGATAGCCTAAACAAGTTAAAAGAGAGTAAGGTAGTAGTATTTGGAATAGGCGGAGTTGGCAGTTATACCGTTGAAGCATTAGTAAGAGCAGGCATTGGAAAAATAGTATTAATAGATGATGATACAATATGTTTAACAAATTTAAATAGGCAAATTCATGCTACTCATAAAACTATAGGTAAAAGCAAGGTTCTAGTAATGAAGGATAGAATACTCGAAATAAATCCTAAGTGTGAAGTTATTACTTATGAAACATTTGTGACAGCAGATAATATGGGAGATATAATTACTGAAGATACAGATTATGTAGTAGATGCTATAGATACTGTAGCTTCAAAAATATCTTTAGTTGAGTACTGCACGAAGCGGGGTATCAAAATTATATGCTGCCTTGGAACAGGTAATAAATTAGACCCAACTTTATTTAGAGTTGTAGATATTTATGATACAAAAGTATGTCCGCTTGCAAGGGTTATGAGGCAGGAACTTAGGAAGAGAAATATCGACAAATTAAAGGTGGTTTATTCACAGGAAGTTCCTATAAAACCAAAGTCAGACGAGGTTATAACATGTAAAGAAGGTTGTGTATGTACCGGGGGTTCAAAGAAATGTGCTATGAAAAGACAGATCCCGGGTAGCATATCTTTTGTTCCACCAGTGGCAGGAATGATAATTGGTGGTGAAGTGATTAAGGATTTAATAAAAAAGGTTAATATTTAA
- a CDS encoding GNAT family N-acetyltransferase: MNKGKYVNLEALKGNEREYIIKDNNYIILGRIFIVELDKENKFCQFRIKFHKHTNGSYEYLKDTLNLMLNILFKNMGINKVDVIADENINVSAFTDLGFELEGIITDSVVNKSDYQSEVMFGINAFRFNKNSIRRDLDIKGRNISIRALTPGDAQEVLGFHLRNRKYLSCFEPVRDETFYTLDNQKRTLTEGYKQFLNGSGVNFGIYKAKKLIGKIRISNIVIGVFKNAFIGYSMDEEEQNKGYMKEAVKLAVTYAFEELELHRVEASTLINNEKSQRVLKNCGFKELGISEKYLYINGEWRDHMVFYKVKNI; encoded by the coding sequence ATGAACAAAGGTAAGTATGTTAATTTAGAAGCTTTAAAGGGTAACGAGAGAGAGTATATTATAAAAGATAATAATTATATTATACTGGGAAGAATATTTATAGTTGAATTAGATAAAGAAAACAAGTTTTGCCAATTTAGAATAAAATTTCATAAACATACCAATGGAAGTTACGAGTATTTAAAAGATACATTAAATCTCATGCTGAATATTTTGTTTAAAAATATGGGAATAAATAAAGTGGATGTTATTGCTGATGAGAATATAAATGTAAGTGCCTTTACTGATCTAGGATTTGAATTAGAGGGTATAATAACTGATAGTGTGGTAAATAAATCTGATTATCAATCAGAGGTGATGTTTGGTATAAACGCCTTTAGATTTAATAAGAATTCAATAAGGAGAGATTTAGATATTAAAGGTAGGAATATTAGTATTCGGGCATTGACTCCAGGGGATGCGCAGGAGGTATTAGGGTTTCATTTAAGGAATAGAAAATATCTGAGTTGTTTTGAACCGGTTAGGGATGAAACATTTTATACTTTAGACAATCAAAAACGTACTTTAACAGAGGGATATAAACAATTTTTAAATGGTAGTGGTGTTAATTTTGGAATATATAAGGCTAAGAAACTTATTGGGAAAATAAGAATATCGAATATAGTTATTGGTGTTTTTAAAAATGCCTTTATAGGATATTCTATGGATGAGGAAGAACAAAATAAGGGATATATGAAGGAGGCTGTTAAGCTTGCAGTAACATATGCATTTGAAGAATTAGAATTGCATAGAGTCGAAGCTAGTACTTTGATAAATAATGAAAAATCACAAAGAGTTTTAAAAAATTGTGGATTTAAGGAACTTGGTATAAGTGAAAAATATTTATACATTAATGGCGAATGGAGAGATCACATGGTTTTTTATAAGGTAAAAAACATTTAA